One Ignavibacteriales bacterium genomic window, TGTTTACTTCGTAATTATAGGCACCGCCTTGCACGTAGATACCATAATCTAATCCGGCTCCCGGTGTAGACTGATTTCTTCGCAGATTTTTGATGGTGTTGTTTGCGACTGTGAATAATGAGCCAAAGTTTGTGTTTGTCGATGACCTGTAAATACCATACATATTTCCTGTGGCTGACGAACTTCCGTTCCCGACAGAGTTATCCCGGATCGTATTCCCCGTTACATTTACAGTGTATGGATTGCTTCCAATATAGATATAATAGTTTAAACCTCCTGAAGCTCCGTCATACCTGCAGTCGTGAATAGTATTGTTGGCTATGTTTACAGTATTATTGGTTCCGTTTCCACCAATTCCCGCATATATTGCATAATGGTTTGGTGCAATCATACCGACGGTATCGGAAATATCATTGTTATTAATAGTTGCCGAGGAATTTAGACTTACTGTCAAATATATTCCATAGACCGGAGAATTACTCGGTCCGGTACTTACTCTGACAATATTATTGCTGACAGTTACACTATCATGATATTGACAAAAGATCCCAAATTTTGAATCAATATTATTATTACCAATTAAACGTGAACCTATATTGATCAAAGTATTCCCTGTAATACCGCCTATATTATAAAAGTGGTCATAGAGGTCGTATGGGGCAGAATCATCATAACCTATAAAATACATTCCATTGAAACTATTATTTAACGTACAGCCCTGCACGGAAATGCTTTCGTGTCTTCCCCCGATAGTTGTCGGGTTTGTGATACTTCCCGCCAGGTCTCTATTTATTGATGTGATACAGGTTGATTGGAAATCAGACTGCTGCATCCGGATCGTACAGCCGGTTACAGTAACATGCTTGCACCCGTCCGTACTGTTCTTACGCATTAAAACTATCCCATACTCTGTTTTTAAAACCTGTGATCCCCCTGTGTACTGCTCCGCAAAATCGATATTATTGATAGTAATATAATCCGTTCCTACCAGCCAGAGCATAGCATCTTTACGTACTCCAAAACCGGCATTTGATATTACGCCCGAACCGTTCGTATCTGTTTGTATCAGTGGATTTGTTCCGGCTCCGCTCCTCTGGAAGACCACCGGGCTGCCTGATGTCGGCTGGTTTGTTGTGATGTCTATTATAAGTCCGCCCATTGGTATGGTCTCCGTGTAACCGGGCGCGATATCGAATGTCACTCCTCCAGTGCCAACCCCGTTAGCGTTAAGGTCGTCTATCGCCAGTTTTATGCTCGCGTACGTGCCGGGAATGGTCTTTGTACCCGTCAGCTGTGCGTTTGCTTTGCTCTGTGTCATCGTCAGAAGCAGGGCAAGCGCTAATATTGTCATGATGATCGTTTTCATTTTATTAAATTTATAGGTTTAGATTTTTTTTATTTTACCAGTCACCGCTAAAGCGGGACTACTCAAACAGTCTTCGACTTATTTGATTAGCATCATTTTCTGAACCTTCACGAAGTCACCCGCATTGATTCGGATGAAATATACTCCGCTTGCGAACCGTGAGCCGTTCCATTCCACCTCATATCGGGATGCCACGAGATCTTTATTCACGAGAGAAGCTACTTCTCTGCCCGTTATGTCATACACCTTCAGCGAAACAAAGCCCGCTTTCGGTATGTCGAACTTTATTTTTGTTGATGGGTTGAACGGGTTAGGGTAGTTCTGGTAAAGCTCATACACAATAGGCACCGAGGACGGCTCGATGTTTGTTACTCCTGTTGTAAAATTCCACACAGATGAAAAAGGACCTTCGCCTATCCCGTTCTTTCCGCTCACTCTCCAGTAATATTTTGTGTTGATAGCGAGGAAGTTATTCGGCAGCTGCAACTCCGATGATGTAAGAGTATCCACATCCACCAGCGTACTCCCAAATGTGGAATCGGTCGAGAGCTGTATATGGTACATTGTTGCATTTGTCACTTCATCCCAGTTCATGAGCGGGTTCACCTCCACAAGTACAGCATTGTTTGCAGGATATACGAGCGTCGGAGCTGCCGTTACGGGATTTTTTAGCTCAAATTCATCCGCGCCAACGTCAGGTGTCGATACATTCCGCGTTGTGCCGTGTATGTCCGTAGTTATGCCTGCTATAGGCATTGCCCCGCCGTCACATAGTGTAGGAATGGTGGTCTTCATGTCCAGGTCATACGGATTTGTGGATACATTTTTAAAAGGACTGTTCTCCGAAAACGAATTCGTATCCGCAGGAGATACAGCAGTCTGGAATCCGGCAAATGTAGAGTGAAAACTATTACCGTCAAAGTAATAGAAATTGGATGCCCCAGCCGGGACAAATATATTATTATTGTTTGAAGCTGAATTATATGTTACACCTGCTTCCTTATAAATGGCAATCGTTTGTCCGCTACCTGTGGGTGTGAACTTATTGACCACAATATTATTCTTTAATGTCGTATTACTAAAACCGGCAATATACATAGCAAAGTTACCCGAGTTCACACCTGTAGAGCTGCTGTCCATGTAAATGGTATTATACGACAGGTTTACTGTATCGCTGCTTTCTATTACCAGTCCTATTACACCCAAAGAGGTGTTCTGAAATGGAGCATATATCTCGCTTATCATATTGTTATATATATTACAGTTCGAATTATTTGCACCATTAAAATATACACCGAATGCAGTATACGAACCTTTTGTAATAATATTATATATACGATTGGCAAAAATATTAGCCACGCCCGGTTTAGAGACTTGTATTCCACCGGTCTGCGCTATACTGTCACTTATGATATTGTAAATCAAGTTTCCATAAACATTTTTTTCATGAGTATTGGAGGTATTACTGTTTGACATATTCATACCTACACAAACACTATTGCTGTTATTAGTCAGATCATGGATCGTGTTATTATATACATTCTCGAGACCTACGGCAAGAACTCCGGAGTTATAATATCCATATAATAATCCCGTTGTTGCCTTATTGTAAAGGTTAAACACTTCATTATTATACACTTCTAAAGTGTCCGTATTATTGCTATTGTAGATCCCATAGATATTACCTGAAGTACCCGATACTTTTATTAAATTTCCTATCTTATTATCATGTATGCTGATCATTCCCGGTGCGGTTTCCTGGCAGAATATTCCCGCTATATCGTTTGTCGAGGAAGTAGAATAGATACTGTCTATGGTATTATGACTTATTTCGTTATTATACGCCCCGCCCGCTGTATAAACACCAAAGATCCTCCCTGCGCCGGGTGTCGATTGGATCCTCCTTAGATTTTTGATGGTGTTATTGGAGATAGTGTACGATGCACCAAAGGCAGAACTACCCGCTGAGCGGTAGATGCCGTACATGTGTCCCGTAGCTGTCGAACTGCCATTACCGACATAGTTATCCCTGATCGTATTGCCTGTTATATTTACAGTGTATGGATTTGTTGCAACTTGTATGTAAGCATTGGTAGCGGATGTCATGGCGTCATACCGGCAGTCATGAATCGTATTGTTGGTTATATTAACTATATTATCGACTCCATTTCCTCCAAGTCCGCAATAAATTGCACTATGAGGTTGTAATGTCCCACCGCAGGTATCGGAAATATCATTATTATTAATTATTGCCGAGGAGTTTCTGCCAGTTGACAAATGTATTCCATAGGTCACGGTATTATTCGATCCGCTATTTACTCTGATTGTATTATTGCTGACAATAACGCTATCCATGTTTAGACAATAGATCCCGTGTTTTGCATTAGGGCTGTTAGTTCCGGTCAAACCTGCGCCGATATTTATCAAAGTATTCCCCGTAATACCTCCTATATTGTAAAAATGATCATAGAGATCATATGGGGCAAAAGCACCATAACCTTCAAAATACATTCCATTGAAACTGTTATTTAACGTACAGCCCTGCACTGAAATGCTTTCATGTATTCCCCCGGTAGTTACAGGGTTTGTAATAACTCCCGCCAGGTTTACATTTATCGATGTGATACAGGTTGATTGTATATCGGACTGCTGCATCTGAATCGTACAGCCGTTTATAGTTACATGCTTGCATCCGTCCGTACTGTCTTTGCGCACCATTTCTATCCCATACTCGGTTTGCAGCGACTGTGAATTTCCCGTGTACCGCTCAGTAAAATCAATGTTATTTATAGTAATATAATCCGTTCCTACCAGCCAGAGCATAGCGTCTTTACGTACTCCAAAACCGGCATTGGATATTATCCCCGAACCGTTAGTATCTGTCTGTATCAAGGGATTGGCTCCTGCTCCGCTTCTCTGGAAGACCACGGGGTTTCCTGACGTCGGCTGGTTCGCTGTGATGTCTATTATAAGTCCGCCAAATGGTATTGTCTCGGTGTAACCGGGAGCGATATTGAATGTCACTCCTCCCGTGCCAACCCCGTTAGCGTTAAGGTCGTCTATGGCAAGCTTTATGCTCGCGTAAGTACCGGGGATTGTCTTGGTACCCGTCAGCTGTGCGTTTGCATTTCCATACATCATAATAAGAAGCAAGACTAGTGAAATTATTATTGTTGTGGTCTTTTTCATTTTTATTATTGTTATAGTTTCAAATTTTATTTTACCAATCACCGCTAAAGCGGGACTACTCAAACAGTCTTCGACTTATTTGATTAGCATCATTTTCTGAACCTTCACGAAGTCACCCGCATTGATTCGTAAGAAGTACACTCCGCTCGCGAACTGTGACCCGTTCCATTCTACTTCATATCGGGATGCTTCGAGATCCCTGTTTACTAATGTCGTTACTTCCCTGCCTGTAATGTCATATATCTTCAGCGAAACAAAGCCCGCCTTGGGTATGTCGAATTTTATCTTCGTCGATGGATTGAACGGATTCGGGTAATTCTGGTACAGCTCATATGATATTGGGGCTGAACCTGGCTCGATTCCTGTTATAACCTGGTCGAATTCATCCGCTCCAACGTCCGGTGTCGAGAGATTCCTTGTTGTACCGTGAATGTCCGTCGTTATTCCCGTTATCGGAATTGCCCTGCCATCGCAGAGTGTAGGTATGGAGGGATTTATATCCAGGTCATACGGATGCGATACTACGTTCATGAATGGACTGTCCTCTGTGAAGGAGTTATTCTCGGCAGGAGCTACCGTTGTCTGAAAACCGCTAAAAGCTGCATAACCCGTTATACCGTCATGATAAAAATAATTCGACGCGCCTGTGGGTACATACACGTTATTGTTATTAGATAAGGAATCATATACCGTTGTGGGATACTTATAGATGCCTATAGTTGATCTTGTACCCGCATGAGTGAATTTGTTAATAATGATATTATTCTTTAACGTTGCTTTTTTTCCGGTTATGTACAGGGCACACCCTCCTGTATTTGAACCTGACGAGCTGCTGTCTATATATATTGTGTTGTATGAAATGTTTGTCGTATCTCCGCCGCTTACTATTAACCCTAGTACTCCATTATTCGAATTACTCAAAGGACCATATATCTCACTTATCATATTGTTATATACGTCAAGGTTAGACGTGAACGATGCTGCGGAAATATACATTCCGGATGCGGCAGAGTTCATCGTGTCGCTCCCATTGCCGGAAATACCATAGACCCAGTTGCTGTGTATTACACCTATATCAATATTTTGAGCGCTGAGACCGAATATGGATCCGGTACTGTCATTAGTTATATTATATACCTTGTTGTCATAAATGGTTTGAATGCAGG contains:
- a CDS encoding T9SS type A sorting domain-containing protein, yielding MKKTTTIIISLVLLLIMMYGNANAQLTGTKTIPGTYASIKLAIDDLNANGVGTGGVTFNIAPGYTETIPFGGLIIDITANQPTSGNPVVFQRSGAGANPLIQTDTNGSGIISNAGFGVRKDAMLWLVGTDYITINNIDFTERYTGNSQSLQTEYGIEMVRKDSTDGCKHVTINGCTIQMQQSDIQSTCITSINVNLAGVITNPVTTGGIHESISVQGCTLNNSFNGMYFEGYGAFAPYDLYDHFYNIGGITGNTLINIGAGLTGTNSPNAKHGIYCLNMDSVIVSNNTIRVNSGSNNTVTYGIHLSTGRNSSAIINNNDISDTCGGTLQPHSAIYCGLGGNGVDNIVNITNNTIHDCRYDAMTSATNAYIQVATNPYTVNITGNTIRDNYVGNGSSTATGHMYGIYRSAGSSAFGASYTISNNTIKNLRRIQSTPGAGRIFGVYTAGGAYNNEISHNTIDSIYSTSSTNDIAGIFCQETAPGMISIHDNKIGNLIKVSGTSGNIYGIYNSNNTDTLEVYNNEVFNLYNKATTGLLYGYYNSGVLAVGLENVYNNTIHDLTNNSNSVCVGMNMSNSNTSNTHEKNVYGNLIYNIISDSIAQTGGIQVSKPGVANIFANRIYNIITKGSYTAFGVYFNGANNSNCNIYNNMISEIYAPFQNTSLGVIGLVIESSDTVNLSYNTIYMDSSSTGVNSGNFAMYIAGFSNTTLKNNIVVNKFTPTGSGQTIAIYKEAGVTYNSASNNNNIFVPAGASNFYYFDGNSFHSTFAGFQTAVSPADTNSFSENSPFKNVSTNPYDLDMKTTIPTLCDGGAMPIAGITTDIHGTTRNVSTPDVGADEFELKNPVTAAPTLVYPANNAVLVEVNPLMNWDEVTNATMYHIQLSTDSTFGSTLVDVDTLTSSELQLPNNFLAINTKYYWRVSGKNGIGEGPFSSVWNFTTGVTNIEPSSVPIVYELYQNYPNPFNPSTKIKFDIPKAGFVSLKVYDITGREVASLVNKDLVASRYEVEWNGSRFASGVYFIRINAGDFVKVQKMMLIK